The Toxotes jaculatrix isolate fToxJac2 chromosome 14, fToxJac2.pri, whole genome shotgun sequence genome window below encodes:
- the LOC121193649 gene encoding voltage-dependent calcium channel beta subunit-associated regulatory protein isoform X1, producing the protein MSNDLPVLTSLTENSTDVPVSAGQVENYVLLLVLLSVFAGGTLVLLSLLLLFCHRCCMGGRRYSRASDDPEKTNTTYAEDSQPTQEITIRLDESDALSASSCHDGESERFVSTGSTGRRVSFNESALYEQEKTTQDKGRRYTLTEGDFHHLKKARLTHLHLPPAPCDLKILTIMECDSAESSTVNISETAAPKLPLTIYQPTERRVPDWMGQSLSGGLPGDPHHSIILDQGPRQASSAMKTQQTRSQTMEAIGDRGEAESERGMRGELTQAPGQTSVLHFFSKLRRHASLEGAGPYFRRWKFDSSHRAASLDAKGSPKRRPFQRQRAASETTDHTEDDSLPLQDEVIDSFPQSPIQTSGLQSLSAESLSHPATTPMSSVFLSRLKLEAMVEIGGGSSTGREEPCLPTDDCHAQRQEKATTNGTGVEKETKLGAYVKTDTAGVKLESTEDDLFGPQQEPAIQERFEDVSGKTIDTKTEGVAGDVRKKNEAEVDDGEDMVLGAEARRRADSGSSLSFMIRQESSEAPPSLYREIWSLRASLEQYASSDQSSTDRESIRSDADSVSSLGGAGARSGLDSCLSQDLDDDPEGEGEGEVLEGGIRGASGGDSEVGSGAGGEGEAGNRKLLQMDSGYASIEAPSRAPEEMRLFGTPGAPRGKTASERRLFFTSSGRKGSVCESIEAKLFQEELEDEMAGSTETLKERSQTGSQSLTIQEPHQLLTSLHPQKPPDSQSQLMSPLMKPISQPSSPHRPRLRRRDYSIDEKTDALFNEFLRHDPRFDQQDSPLRSRHRSRVHLRKQWQRHKQYSDPGSGTGGRYSPSLERQRFSPLRRGDSAGYPLDTRYHSTLSRIASAADEEASEVAACEEAAKESTEKKDPSSEGPAGDSIETAANKTSDGTDSKKRSSSCAGSSEEGNGCQVSTNKDTESTSSQSLATATTQTCNMDPRVDNRNNNSSQAILSEVSLQAEGSLSDKLVMSVEERLYGGLRSAEKLGQGGSEHVLTVSHTASPGFSPI; encoded by the exons ACAAACACTACCTATGCTGAGGATTCTCAGCCCACCCAAG AGATCACCATTCGTCTGGATGAATCAGACGCTCTCTCAGCTTCGAGCTGTCACGATGGAGAGTCAGAACGATTTGTTTCCACTGGGTCTACTGGCCGCAGAGTCTCCTTCAACGAATCTGCACTTTACGAACAGGAGAAGACGACTCAGGACAAAGGACGCAG GTATACTCTGACTGAAGGAGACTTCCACCACCTGAAAAAGGCCAGGCTGACCCACCTGCACCTGCCACCAGCCCCCTGTGACCTTAAAATCCTCACCATCATGGAGTGTGACTCAGCGGAGAGCAGCACAGTCAACATCAGTGAGACCGCAGCTCCTAAACTGCCACTCACCATCTACCAg CCCACTGAGCGAAGAGTCCCTGACTGGATGGGACAGAGCCTCAGTGGAGGTCTGCCAGGAGACCCACACCACTCCATCATCCTGGACCAGGGACCCAGGCAGGCCTCATCAGccatgaaaacacagcaaacacggTCCCAAACA ATGGAGGCTATCGGGGACAGGGGAGAGGCTGAGAGCGAAAGGGGGATGAGAGGAGAATTGACTCAAGCTCCGGGCCAGACTTCAGTTCTACATTTCTTCTCTAAACTGCGGCGCCACGCCAGTCTAGAAGGGGCAGGGCCTTACTTCAGGAGGTGGAAATTCGACAGCAGTCATCGGGCTGCCAGTCTGGATGCCAAAG GATCACCCAAGAGAAGACCCTTCCAGAGACAGAGGGCAGCAAGTGAAACCACCGATCACACTGAAGACGACTCTTTACCTCTTCAAGATGAGGTCATTGACTCTTTTCCACAGAGTCCCATCCAGACCAGTGGCCTCCAGTCCCTCTCTGCAGAGTCTCTATCTCACCCTGCAACTACACCCATGTCCTCAGTCTTCCTCAGCAG GCTAAAATTGGAGGCCATGGTGGAGATAGGTGGTGGCAGCAGCACCGGGAGAGAGGAACCCTGTTTGCCCACAGATGACTGTCATGCCCAGAGGCAAGAGAAGGCCACAACCAACGGCACAGGAGtagaaaaagaaaccaaactTGGAGCATatgtaaaaacagacacagcgGGAGTCAAGCTAGAATCCACAGAAGATGATTTGTTTGGGCCACAACAAGAACCTGCCATTCAGGAAAGGTTTGAAGATGTGTCAGGGAAAACTatagacacaaagacagaaggtGTGGCAGGAGATGTGAGGAAAAAGAATGAGGCAGAGGTAGATGACGGAGAAGACATGGTGTTGGGAGCTGAGGCCAGGAGAAGGGCCGACTCAGGCTCATCTCTTTCCTTCATGATCCGGCAGGAGAGCTCGGAAGCCCCTCCATCCCTATACAGAGAAATTTGGAGTTTGCGAGCCTCTCTGGAGCAATATGCCTCCTCAGACCAGAGCAGCACAGATCGGGAGTCTATTCGCAGTGATGCTGACAGCGTCTCGTCCTTAGGTGGTGCAGGAGCTCGTTCTGGCCTGGATAGCTGCTTGTCCCAAGACCTGGATGATGACCCTgaaggagaaggggagggagaggtgTTGGAGGGGGGAATAAGAGGGGCATCAGGTGGGGACAGTGAGGTGGGAAGTGGAGCgggaggagagggtgaggcGGGTAACCGAAAGCTCCTTCAAATGGACAGTGGCTATGCCTCCATTGAAGCACCATCCAGGGCCCCTGAGGAGATGCGGCTTTTTGGGACTCCTGGAGCCCCAAGAGGGAAGACGGCATCTGAGAGAAGGTTGTTCTTCACCAGCTCTGGTAGAAAAGGTTCAGTGTGTGAGAGCATCGAGGCCAAGCTGtttcaggaggagctggaggatgaGATGgcaggcagcacagagacactCAAGGAGAGATCTCAAACTGGCAGCCAGTCTCTTACCATTCAAGAACCACATCAGCTTCTGACATCCCTTCATCCTCAGAAACCTCCAGACTCACAATCACAGCTGATGTCTCCGCTGATGAAGCCAATCTCACAGCCCTCTAGTCCTCACAGACCTCGCCTCCGCCGCCGTGACTACAGCATTGATGAGAAGACAGATGCTCTTTTCAATGAGTTCCTCCGTCACGATCCCCGGTTCGACCAGCAGGACTCTCCGCTGCGCTCCAGGCACCGCTCCAGAGTTCACCTTCGGAAGCAGTGGCAGAGACACAAGCAATACAGCGACCCAGGGTCAGGCACTGGGGGTAGGTACTCCCCATCTTTAGAGAGGCAGAGGTTTAGTCCTCTGAGAAGGGGTGACAGCGCCGGTTACCCTCTGGACACCAGATATCACAGCACACTCTCACGCATTGCCAGTGCTGCCGACGAAGAAGCCAGTGAGGTTGCAGCTTGCGAGGAAGCAGCCaaagagagcacagagaagaaagaTCCATCAAGTGAAGGGCCTGCTGGGGATTCCATAGAAACTGCAGCCAACAAAACATCTGATGGCACAGATTCTAAAAAGAGAAGCTCTAGTTGTGCAGGGTCAAGTGAAGAGGGAAACGGCTGCCAAGTCTCTACTAACAAGGACACAGAAAGCACATCTAGCCAGTCTTTGGCCACTGCGACCACACAAACGTGCAACATGGATCCAAGAGTCGACAAcaggaacaacaacagcagtcaGGCTATCCTATCTGAGGTTTCCCTGCAGGCAGAGGGCAGCCTGTCAGACAAGCTGGTCATGTCAGTTGAAGAGAGGCTTTACGGTGGCCTGCGCAGTGCAGAGAAGCTCGGCCAGGGAGGATCGGAGCATGTGCTTACCGTGTCTCACACAGCCTCACCTGGCTTCAGTCCCATATAA
- the LOC121193649 gene encoding voltage-dependent calcium channel beta subunit-associated regulatory protein isoform X2, whose protein sequence is MDLAYRDVPVSAGQVENYVLLLVLLSVFAGGTLVLLSLLLLFCHRCCMGGRRYSRASDDPEKTNTTYAEDSQPTQEITIRLDESDALSASSCHDGESERFVSTGSTGRRVSFNESALYEQEKTTQDKGRRYTLTEGDFHHLKKARLTHLHLPPAPCDLKILTIMECDSAESSTVNISETAAPKLPLTIYQPTERRVPDWMGQSLSGGLPGDPHHSIILDQGPRQASSAMKTQQTRSQTMEAIGDRGEAESERGMRGELTQAPGQTSVLHFFSKLRRHASLEGAGPYFRRWKFDSSHRAASLDAKGSPKRRPFQRQRAASETTDHTEDDSLPLQDEVIDSFPQSPIQTSGLQSLSAESLSHPATTPMSSVFLSRLKLEAMVEIGGGSSTGREEPCLPTDDCHAQRQEKATTNGTGVEKETKLGAYVKTDTAGVKLESTEDDLFGPQQEPAIQERFEDVSGKTIDTKTEGVAGDVRKKNEAEVDDGEDMVLGAEARRRADSGSSLSFMIRQESSEAPPSLYREIWSLRASLEQYASSDQSSTDRESIRSDADSVSSLGGAGARSGLDSCLSQDLDDDPEGEGEGEVLEGGIRGASGGDSEVGSGAGGEGEAGNRKLLQMDSGYASIEAPSRAPEEMRLFGTPGAPRGKTASERRLFFTSSGRKGSVCESIEAKLFQEELEDEMAGSTETLKERSQTGSQSLTIQEPHQLLTSLHPQKPPDSQSQLMSPLMKPISQPSSPHRPRLRRRDYSIDEKTDALFNEFLRHDPRFDQQDSPLRSRHRSRVHLRKQWQRHKQYSDPGSGTGGRYSPSLERQRFSPLRRGDSAGYPLDTRYHSTLSRIASAADEEASEVAACEEAAKESTEKKDPSSEGPAGDSIETAANKTSDGTDSKKRSSSCAGSSEEGNGCQVSTNKDTESTSSQSLATATTQTCNMDPRVDNRNNNSSQAILSEVSLQAEGSLSDKLVMSVEERLYGGLRSAEKLGQGGSEHVLTVSHTASPGFSPI, encoded by the exons ACAAACACTACCTATGCTGAGGATTCTCAGCCCACCCAAG AGATCACCATTCGTCTGGATGAATCAGACGCTCTCTCAGCTTCGAGCTGTCACGATGGAGAGTCAGAACGATTTGTTTCCACTGGGTCTACTGGCCGCAGAGTCTCCTTCAACGAATCTGCACTTTACGAACAGGAGAAGACGACTCAGGACAAAGGACGCAG GTATACTCTGACTGAAGGAGACTTCCACCACCTGAAAAAGGCCAGGCTGACCCACCTGCACCTGCCACCAGCCCCCTGTGACCTTAAAATCCTCACCATCATGGAGTGTGACTCAGCGGAGAGCAGCACAGTCAACATCAGTGAGACCGCAGCTCCTAAACTGCCACTCACCATCTACCAg CCCACTGAGCGAAGAGTCCCTGACTGGATGGGACAGAGCCTCAGTGGAGGTCTGCCAGGAGACCCACACCACTCCATCATCCTGGACCAGGGACCCAGGCAGGCCTCATCAGccatgaaaacacagcaaacacggTCCCAAACA ATGGAGGCTATCGGGGACAGGGGAGAGGCTGAGAGCGAAAGGGGGATGAGAGGAGAATTGACTCAAGCTCCGGGCCAGACTTCAGTTCTACATTTCTTCTCTAAACTGCGGCGCCACGCCAGTCTAGAAGGGGCAGGGCCTTACTTCAGGAGGTGGAAATTCGACAGCAGTCATCGGGCTGCCAGTCTGGATGCCAAAG GATCACCCAAGAGAAGACCCTTCCAGAGACAGAGGGCAGCAAGTGAAACCACCGATCACACTGAAGACGACTCTTTACCTCTTCAAGATGAGGTCATTGACTCTTTTCCACAGAGTCCCATCCAGACCAGTGGCCTCCAGTCCCTCTCTGCAGAGTCTCTATCTCACCCTGCAACTACACCCATGTCCTCAGTCTTCCTCAGCAG GCTAAAATTGGAGGCCATGGTGGAGATAGGTGGTGGCAGCAGCACCGGGAGAGAGGAACCCTGTTTGCCCACAGATGACTGTCATGCCCAGAGGCAAGAGAAGGCCACAACCAACGGCACAGGAGtagaaaaagaaaccaaactTGGAGCATatgtaaaaacagacacagcgGGAGTCAAGCTAGAATCCACAGAAGATGATTTGTTTGGGCCACAACAAGAACCTGCCATTCAGGAAAGGTTTGAAGATGTGTCAGGGAAAACTatagacacaaagacagaaggtGTGGCAGGAGATGTGAGGAAAAAGAATGAGGCAGAGGTAGATGACGGAGAAGACATGGTGTTGGGAGCTGAGGCCAGGAGAAGGGCCGACTCAGGCTCATCTCTTTCCTTCATGATCCGGCAGGAGAGCTCGGAAGCCCCTCCATCCCTATACAGAGAAATTTGGAGTTTGCGAGCCTCTCTGGAGCAATATGCCTCCTCAGACCAGAGCAGCACAGATCGGGAGTCTATTCGCAGTGATGCTGACAGCGTCTCGTCCTTAGGTGGTGCAGGAGCTCGTTCTGGCCTGGATAGCTGCTTGTCCCAAGACCTGGATGATGACCCTgaaggagaaggggagggagaggtgTTGGAGGGGGGAATAAGAGGGGCATCAGGTGGGGACAGTGAGGTGGGAAGTGGAGCgggaggagagggtgaggcGGGTAACCGAAAGCTCCTTCAAATGGACAGTGGCTATGCCTCCATTGAAGCACCATCCAGGGCCCCTGAGGAGATGCGGCTTTTTGGGACTCCTGGAGCCCCAAGAGGGAAGACGGCATCTGAGAGAAGGTTGTTCTTCACCAGCTCTGGTAGAAAAGGTTCAGTGTGTGAGAGCATCGAGGCCAAGCTGtttcaggaggagctggaggatgaGATGgcaggcagcacagagacactCAAGGAGAGATCTCAAACTGGCAGCCAGTCTCTTACCATTCAAGAACCACATCAGCTTCTGACATCCCTTCATCCTCAGAAACCTCCAGACTCACAATCACAGCTGATGTCTCCGCTGATGAAGCCAATCTCACAGCCCTCTAGTCCTCACAGACCTCGCCTCCGCCGCCGTGACTACAGCATTGATGAGAAGACAGATGCTCTTTTCAATGAGTTCCTCCGTCACGATCCCCGGTTCGACCAGCAGGACTCTCCGCTGCGCTCCAGGCACCGCTCCAGAGTTCACCTTCGGAAGCAGTGGCAGAGACACAAGCAATACAGCGACCCAGGGTCAGGCACTGGGGGTAGGTACTCCCCATCTTTAGAGAGGCAGAGGTTTAGTCCTCTGAGAAGGGGTGACAGCGCCGGTTACCCTCTGGACACCAGATATCACAGCACACTCTCACGCATTGCCAGTGCTGCCGACGAAGAAGCCAGTGAGGTTGCAGCTTGCGAGGAAGCAGCCaaagagagcacagagaagaaagaTCCATCAAGTGAAGGGCCTGCTGGGGATTCCATAGAAACTGCAGCCAACAAAACATCTGATGGCACAGATTCTAAAAAGAGAAGCTCTAGTTGTGCAGGGTCAAGTGAAGAGGGAAACGGCTGCCAAGTCTCTACTAACAAGGACACAGAAAGCACATCTAGCCAGTCTTTGGCCACTGCGACCACACAAACGTGCAACATGGATCCAAGAGTCGACAAcaggaacaacaacagcagtcaGGCTATCCTATCTGAGGTTTCCCTGCAGGCAGAGGGCAGCCTGTCAGACAAGCTGGTCATGTCAGTTGAAGAGAGGCTTTACGGTGGCCTGCGCAGTGCAGAGAAGCTCGGCCAGGGAGGATCGGAGCATGTGCTTACCGTGTCTCACACAGCCTCACCTGGCTTCAGTCCCATATAA